From the genome of Solanum lycopersicum chromosome 7, SLM_r2.1:
ggaagaggacaagcacctggcccatctggtactagggcggtgactcctccaccgactgagaaagcattaagagagggtgaggaaggggagaatgaacaagtgcagagtGAGGAATTAcctccccaacctaccccacAGATGATTAAttaggttcttgcttatcttagcgggttatttTATCAAGGTCAgacgcctccagtgttttcagcaccagcacctcaggttccgggagtacagcatgcagctactgtggctccccgcatggatgcctcattggaaataggcacgtttcctcggttgactacagggtctataatgacaagtgatcagcataaacttttcagtaagttcttgaaattgaaacctccagtcttcaagggtgctgaatctgaggatgcctatgattttctgattgattttcatgagctactacacaagatgggtatagtagaacgatttggcgtcgagtttgtgacctatcaatttcaagggaacgccaaaatgtggtggcgatcgtatgttgagtgtcaaccagcacaagcaccacctatgacttgggcatcattctctagcttgtttatggagaagtatataccccggactttgagggatagaaggagagatgagttcctaagcctagagcaaggtaggatgtcggttactgcatatgaggctaagtttcatgcaatatctaggtatgccacccagctttgcttcagtccacaagagtggattcaccgttttgtgaagggattatggtcagatttgcagattccagccttacaggtatctactgcagcaaaatcctttcaggaagtggtagactttgtgatagaggtggagggagtgaagccagataacttcaccatggcatcaacaaAATAGTTTGTGTGAttgtgaactgtgcgatgttatgaatatggtaatctcctcattatttttatgaacTTGTCagctgcattattctgaggcattttTCTTGACAAGtattatgtgcattgagaaagaatgagtacATAAGAGGAtataccatttcgagggacgtatcgcttGCTGCGATGGATagtatatttcgagggacgtatcgcgcgccacgatggttactattatcgagggtcatATCATGCGccacgacagatgcatggacagatttATCCCCCATGGGCCCCGGACTCAGAGACAgtgggtgtgtatcactaggtcagacatgcatcattataatttacattacattccattgcattgcacatgcttatcattagtgaatttgatattgtgttttgctgatcttgtgaatgcctttctgtggaacttgtgattgatcaatactgagcttgttgttgaggatataaaatttgttaaagtgttattgttgaggatatgtaatttggcAAAGTAttattgttgaggatatgtaatttgtcaaagTGTTGTTTTTCAGGATATGTAATTTACCAAactgttgttgttgaggatatgtaatttgtccaAGTATCGTTGTTGAGGAGATGTAACTTGTCTAGGTGTTGTTGTAAGGCTATGTGCTGTGTAaattgtgagttgttaggtttaGCTGATTTTTACGCAGGTTGTAGTTTTCAAGGTTCGGgtggggtggtaggagtacccgtatttcatccccttagcttgtgtttagaggttaaCTTGTTGAGTACCATGTGTTTTGGTagtcaccccttgcttctacaattttttttgtaggttattaagcctggatttttgttgtacctgtcattttcttcttttccgaggcttctcggagatttgtgaggtagctgtttgtcGTCTCAGCGGACTCTCTTTCTTCATAGTTTTGATCTTGTTCTCTTCTAGACACAATTTCATTTGAGACTTATATTTccatttgattcaattgtaatagtttagaggcttgtacacgtgaccacctggttttggggtataatgtaagttgatagtaaacTTTCCGTATTATATTTTAGTAGTTGAGTTTTAGACctacttgtcttggtgggataagacgagtgccatcacgtccatttttgggtcgtgagaGTATtcctcattttttctttttagttaaaaatcaattacatcctatgataattcttgaaaatccttttataaatgttatctatcctttttgaaatttaaatgcaAAAGATTTTCCAGCATATTATAATGGttaaactattaattttaaatttataactgAACCAGTCACTAGAGATATTAACTCTTTGATccatttataacaaaaatatattgattctttacaaatGGAAAAATATAGCATGAATATTTCAGAATCTATTCGATCAgctaaaatacaagaaaaaattaaattgaattctGGGAAAATGGCAGCTGACATTTGTGCAGACCATCCAAGTACTTTTTGGGACAGGAAAAAGGATATAGTTACTCTGCcatatttagataatttttctGAAAATGATATTCACACTAAATCTCGTCCCTGCCAAATGAATGCTGAATTAGtggatttttgaaaaaagaaattgataatttattacAGAAAGGATTAATAAACCATTTAAAATCTCCTTGGTCTTGTACTACTTTTTATGTAAATAAAGCTGCAGAACAAGAAAGAGGTGTTCCCAGGTTAGTTATAAACTATAAACCTTTAAACATGGATTCGATATCCTATTCCAAATAAAAAAGATCTTTTATCAAGGTTATATgatgctaatatattttctaactTTGACTAAAAGTCAGGATATTGGCAAACTCAGATTTTTAAGGAACATACTTATCAAACTTCTTTCAATGTTCCTTTTGGCCAATATGCATGAAATGTTATGTCATTCGGTTTGAAAAACGCGCCGTCTGAATTTTTGAAGATTATGAATGATATTATTAATccatttatgaattttataattagttatattgatgatattttagtTTATTCAAAAACTCTTGaatctcatattaagcatcttgagattttcaagaaaattgttATACACAATGGTTTAGTTATCTCTAAatcaaaaatgagtttatttcaTACTGATGTTCAATTTGTAGGACATCAAGTTTGTCAAGGAAAAATTACTCCTATTCAGAGATCTATTGATTTTGCGTCAAAGTTTCCTGATGTTATAACAGATAGGACTATGTTACAAAGATTTTTTGGAAGTTTAAAttacattttccctttttataacAATCTTTCTAAAGATCTTGCACCTTTGACAGATTTATTAAAAAAGGGTAATAAATGCCCTTGGAATGGGAATCTTACTACGATTGTCAAAAGCATTAAACAAAGGATTAAAACCTTACCTTGTTTAACTCTTGCTAACTCAGTATGGaccaaaattattgaaattgatGCTTCAAATATTGGTTATGGAGGAATTCTTAAACAAGTTAACCCTCATGATAAACATGAATATCTTATTCGTTTTCATTCAGGTAAAATGGACTGAAGCCCAGCGCAAATATGCGACTATAGCCCATGAAATGCTTTGTATTGTTAAATGCGTCTTCAAGTTTCAAGATGAtctttacaataattttttttattagaacaGATGCCCAATCTTTTAATTACATGTTTGATAAAGATTACAAACACTATGCTTCGAAGTTGATATTTGCTAGGTGGCAGGCACAACTAGCcccttttgattttgaaattcattataaaaaagGAATTGATAATTCCCTCCCAGACTTCTTATCCAGGGAATATTTAACCTCCTAGACAAAAAATTTTAGTATGTCTTATTCTGcatttttatttgatgataGATCTCTAATTATCATTCTAAAGGTACTCCCTTTAGAAAAAGATATTCAAGAATTAATTCTTGACAAACTAATACGGTCAATAATACAAGACGACTTTTACTTTTCTATACATGATTATGAAGAAGTCATTAGACCTTATTACCTCGACTttgatgattattttgattatcaCTACTAAGTTTGTTAGTACAACATGGGAGGAAATGACCCTCCTCCCTGGTCACAAGCACGTGGCAGAGGGGGTAGAAATCGAGGAAGAGGAAGATTGACTTCTTAGTCATCTCAAAGGTCATCATACGACTCATCATTTCCAATAATATTGAGAAATAAGAGACTGGTTAATTCAAAAATTGATGAGACATTATCATCATCTTCAACTatcaatttaaagaatattCCAATAAATAGTCCATTATATGAGCAATTACAAGCATATCTGCAAACAAAAGAGCAAGGTGATACCTATGATTCTTAAGCAAAAGAGGGCGATATGCAAAAATGCTCTGAAAAAGCAACTGCCAAAGAAATCATATTTCTTTCGGAAAACTCTGATATTCAGATAAGTAATGAACCTTGGAAGATATTCCAAAGGTATCCAATAAAGGGTTTATATTTCCCCGGAGAATCTTATAAGACTCAATCATATTGCGAGGCTTCTAGTTCATACATGAAGTGCGAAATTCCAGCACTTTACTTCAGAACAGGAAAAAGAAGTTTATAAATTgtctaaatttattattaaacaGAATATATCTGTAGAAGAATGGGAAAATCCACTATGCAAGAAAAGCAAGTTTATGTCAACAAAATCAGTATGAACTTTACCTATTGGGATTATATTCAATCCttccataaaatattttattataacaatGATAAACATAAGCACACtttgtttataaaaatttgTGCAAAAGTATTTGAATAAATTGTCCCAAATTGGTTCATCAATTGGTAGAATTACCATGGACCTTCGGTAAATATTTTaccaaacaattatttaaatctttACAAAGAGTGGGTAAAAGTTTCCCCTTTTCtaactaatttatatttagatCATATcgataattaagaaaaaatcgattaaaagtacttttttatcaaattttctaTACCATGGATTCATAAATGGATACCAGAGATAGGGTATACCCCGGAGAAAAAAAACCCATTGTCTTTATCGGACTTATTACCACAACTTTTAGGATAAACACACAAGACAAGACCCAAAAACTGTTCAACCTCATGGCCAAGACCTTGTAgatcaaataaaaacaaagattATAGAATACAAGGACATACCCCAAAAGAAGTTGTCAGCTGAAAATTCTATCAAGTATATTGCCAGAAGAATCTATATTCAAGAAGGAGATAAAGATgaaatgattaatgaatatcTTGATGATGTTAAGAGGAATTTACTACAAAACCTCTTAGAATTCGATAAATTAGATACTTCAATGCAAAATTGGCACCAACAATGATATTGTAGATGCCCAATATGATGATCAAGAGATAAGCTTGACAGAAAATGATCTTGATAAAGTATAAGAGTTTCTACAGTCTATTAAGGACCAAGAGGACCAGATAAGGATGAAagcaaaaggaaaaatagtaaAACAGTAAAAATAGTGTGTAAGGGGACCAGATAAGGGACCCACTTAGTTTATAATTTGCCTATATAAGGAGCACTCTCCCTCAGATAAGAGGCAGACGCTCTTTcatagaatttttaattttctctctcttctctttcttctctcttctctcttgtaAAATATTATGTTGTGAAGAAATAATAGTACAAGCTTCGGTGTGATATCTTAGGTAATTCAAAgctagtttttattattattctatttccTTTATTGACGCTATGACTATGTCCGGCTAATTACCTTTCATATCTATGCTAGATGCATGATTTCTGTATAAGGTTCTATTAATATATCTAGATCTAGTCAACATCcagatataattaatattatattttattattataattaatattattattattattattttattatatattatatattatatattttactgtcacgacccaaaaaagggtgtgatggcactcgtcttatcccaccaagacaagtcatcctaaaacccaatatctaacaaattGCGGAAGTAAATggcaatccaacaacaatttctattatgaaaccaactcatattaattcaatccccaaaaccaggttgtcacgtgcacaagtctctaatgtaaacattagaattgaaaaaaaaggtCTAAAAGGatgttgtctttcaagtaaaaacaaagtcataaatggagtaggaaagttatctgagatgacaagcagctacctcacaaccctTCACAAGATGCCTCAGAAACGAAAAAaatgacaggtatcacgaagatccgggctcgtaacctacaaaaaattgtacaagcaaggggtgagtaccaaaccacgcggtacccaataaggaaacctctaaacacaagttaagtgcaCAAAATACTAGCACTCCTTaaaccctatctaaacctccacgctacagtctAACAATTTACAATTTACCAatcacacaactcaataaccacaaactaggtggcaaggccaacttataggccacctctcccagTCGGCTCAAAATCCTAAAAGGTCCAATGAACTTAcggctaagcttgcccttatttccAAACCTcgtcacacccttcatgggtgatactcgaaGACAAACATGGTCACCATTCATAAACACTAAAGCTCTAAGTCTCCGGTCTGCATAACTTTTTTGTCGACTCTAGGCTGTCCACTGTCTATACTGAATCTTACGGACTTGTTCCATAGCAGCTCTAAGCAAGtttgtatccaaagagtccactCCGctgaatcaaaccaaccaatcggagATGTACACCGCCTACCATACAATGactcaaatggggccatttggatactagagggataaatcatattataggcgaactccgctaagggtaaatgtcgatCCCATCTTGCACAAAAATtgatcacacacgctcgaagcatatcttccaatacctgaatggtccgctcagattgaccatctgtctaagatgaaatgttgtactctTATCTAttgagtacccagaccatgttgtaattccttccagaaatgagaagtaaatagtgaaccccgatctgatatgatagaaatcggaactccatgtagtctcacaatctgactgatatatatCTCGGCTAACTTTTTTGCCGTATACTTCACCcgaaccggaatgaagtgggcagacttgtcagcctatcaacaataacccaaattgagtcataaTCACCCGCTGTGGTAGGTAAACCCataacaaagtccatagtaatctgctcccacttccaagtaggaataagCATCCTTTGATATACACCACTaggccgctggtgctcacacttgacctgctggcaagtcaaagAACTCAAAACAAAGTCTGTAATATCTATgttcatcccacaccaccagtaatgctgactAAGATCATGATAAATCTtcgccgctcccggatggatAGAATACCGAAAACGATGGGCCTgctcaagaatcaatctaatcgAATCGCCTGTCCTTGGCACACAAATTCTGCCTCCGATCTGCAAGACACCATCATAATCAAGAACaacctccttagcttcccctctcaatactttgtctcgaatgagacatacTTTTTCATCACCAAACTGGTGTGCACGGATTTGCTCGACAAAGGAAActgagcctcaataaaagcaatcatcctaTCACTCTCTTCTGAATTCTGCAagcggacaagactgttagctaataCCTGCACATCTCTAACAAATGGTCTCTCCCTAATACTAAGcgctgcaagactccccatgctaggagtcttcctactcagagcatcggccacaacattggcctttcctggatgatacagaatggtcacatcatagtccttcagcacCTCAAGCCATCttcgttgcctcaagttcaaatctctctggctaaagatatactgaagactccgatgatcagcaaagatctcacaatgcaccccATACAAAAAATGATGCCATAACTTATGTACAAATACCACAGTCGCCAAatccaaatcatgagtagggtagttcttctcatgggatttcaatttcctagaagcataagcaatcactttccccttctgcgtcaacacaccacccaaaccaactcctgaagcatcgcaatacacagtaaagtctacaccaTCCTCcggtagagtcaacacaggtgcagaagtcaacaaagtcttgagtttttgaaagctCTGCTCACACTTATCAAAATACTGAAAACGCACATCCTGTCGaatcaatctagttaatggagcttcaatagtagagaaactctgaaagaatcgtcgataatagcctgccaatcccacaaaactccgaatctcagtaggtgaagtaggtcgtgcccagcctctaactgcctcaattttggacggatctactctaatacgctccttggacaccacgtgtcccaagaacttcacagaagtaagccagaactcagactttgagaacttggcatacaacttctcttctctcaacctctgaagtacaatcctcaggtgtcgaacatggtcctcctcagtcttagagtaaaccaagatgtcatcgatgaaaagaatcacaaaagaatcaaggtatggttgaaacaccccattcatcaactccatgaatgctacggggcattagtcaatccgaagggCATCactaaaaactcataatgcccataacGGGTCCGAAAATCAATCTTAGGGATATCcgatgccctaatcttcaactgatgatacctagacctcaaatcaatcttagagaacaatgatgctccatgtaattgatcaaataagtcatcaatacgggGAAGATGTtacttattcttcactgttactttgttcaactgtctatattCAATACCATCCTCATAGTTCCAtccatttttcttcaaaaacaatacgagggcaccccaaggtgacacACTAAGGCGagtaaaacccttactcaataaatcctgcaactgatccttcaattctttcaactctgctggagccatatGGTATGGAGGGATAGAACTAGGCTTAGTGCtcggctccaaatcaatagcaaaattgatatccctatcgggaggaacacccGGAAGATCAGAAGAAAATACATTAGGAAACTCTtgaaccacgggaacagagtccatgggaggtggttcaacactagtatcccgaataaaagctaagtaagacaaacaccccctctctACCAGTCtctgagcacggataaaagagataaccttgataggataagaaccactaacactcttccactcaaccctaGAAACACCAtgcattgctaaagtcacagtcttagcattacaatcaaggacaccatgataaggagaaagccaatccatacccaagataacatcaaagtccaccatccgcagaatgattaagtctacccaagtgtcatactCAGTAAAAGAAACAAGAtaggatcgatacactcgatccaccactatGGGCTTACCCACgtgtgtagaaacacgaataggtacagtcatgttatcatatatcatattaaatttagcagcaaaatacgtagacacataagagaatgtagaaccttGATCAAACAACAAAGACGCAGGTAGATGGCATATTGGGATGATACCTATAATAACAGCATAagaggtctccgcctcaggtctccccgggaaagcatagcagtggcctcctcATCCACCTCCAgcctgggtggtacctctaccaCCACTCTGCAGAGCTGCAACATCTttactagaaactctatcacctctacctgactgaactctgccacgacctctaccctgtggtgctggtggtctagtctggaatgaagaattaggtcgaggcccaccacgacttctttgagaagtacactgccgcattagatgatcgggatctccataagtaaaacaaaatctctgacctgggaattgctgtgtggaccctgaaaacccacAATAATTTCCTCGCCCTATAGGTCGCTGCTATTAACCGTACGAGCCCTGACCCGGGCTATCAGAACTCCTAGATGTTTGGacaccctcaaatgtcggcatagaaGCATTAATAGGTCCCAGCTAGTGAAAAGAACAACTAACTCTCTATGATCCCCTGCCTCCGAatgaggcaccatgaaactgaCCTAATATAAAGTCCCCTTTAGGGTCTCCAAACTCTTCTTTCTCCATCAATTCCACCTCTAtggcggcgctcacaatggactggaaagaagcaccctccctagatgcccgaaacacagcagacctgatagagaaagttaatcccctcacaaatctgtggatcctctctgtctcatttggaataatggacaacgcatgcctagacaacttGCAACaacgcgcctcatactctgtTACCGATAAACCATCTtgtctcagactctcaaacctcaagtgactctcctctctcacgctccatgggataaaacgatcttggaatgcactagAAAACTGCTCCCAAGCCACAGGAGGTGATCCAACTGGAAAAACCCCcaaataagtcctccaccagtctctcgctggtccacgaagttggagtgtagcatatcgaaccccatgtgactcagctaatccaaccacaTCTAGTAACTCTCGGtaggtagttagaaactcattagcgtcctcgctcttcccaccctgaaactgaggtgggtccatctttcgaaatctctcatacctacgctgctcatcctctttcagaacaaccatcgatgcaacttgacccTAAACAGGTGGTGCAATATCATTTTGAACTAcgggatctactggtagttgccccaccgcatcctgaacAATTGGAGCTTGTTGCTTCTCTTGGGTCTGATCCCCttctctagtacgagagtcatgtggtgtggtagtcgCACCACCACCATGAGAAAAgccctctagcacacttaacaTCCTCAATAATGTATCCTGAAGCATGGGTGTGACTACAGGATATGCAGGAACCTGGTCCTCCCTatcatcaatctgaggttctgtagagacctctctagcacgacctctcaCTGGTGCTGCTCCATGTCCACGACCTCTGGCTACTATCTTTCTACTAGCATGACCTCTAGCccgagatctacccctacccctagcaagggcctcaacaactgcctcgggaagtgcctcccctATACCACCAGcaacattagttctagtcctcgtcatctgtcaaaagattatacaacaactcagtactaaagaaggtaactacgcacgatgagaaagaatggACAAAAGGATGTTTCCAAGTAATCTTTATAGCCTCTTATAGatgagtacagacgtctccgtactgatccttgagactctacgtag
Proteins encoded in this window:
- the LOC138337481 gene encoding uncharacterized protein; this translates as MVVLKEDEQRRYERFRKMDPPQFQGGKSEDANEFLTTYRELLDVVGLAESHGVRYATLQLRGPARDWWRTYLGVFPVGSPPVAWEQFSSAFQDRFIPWSVREESHLRFESLRQDGLSVTEYEARCCKLSRHALSIIPNETERIHRFVRGLTFSIRSAVFRASREGASFQSIVSAAIEVELMEKEEFGDPKGDFILGQFHGASFGGRGS